The following DNA comes from Deinococcus sp. NW-56.
GCTCATTGCCGTGAATCCGAAACGGCCAGCCGAAGCGGTCTGGGTGGATCCCCAGGGCGCCGTCCACCGCACAGATCACTGAGGGACTCCTGCACCCATGTTGTCTCCTGGCGCTGAGCCGTCTTGTTGGAGCCGTCGAAGACTCGTGCAAGGGCCGGATGCCCTCTTTGGGAGCCTGAGGGTAGGAACCGAAGGCCACAGTGCCCGATCCCGGGGGTCCGTCAGGGAAGCTGCGTCTGGTCGCAAAAGGATTAGACAGGTTGGTGAGGAAGTGCTGCTTTCTGCCCGTGGCGGCATTTTTGTGGGAAAAAGGAGCCGCTGATAGGGGAGCGGCAGCGTAGAAATCTACCTGCCATACCCAAAGTGCCATCGCCTGAGGCGAAGACGGAACTTGAGCAGTCAGAAGCGGAAAGCGCAGGAAAAGAGGCGGCCCTCACTTGTATCATTACATCATGATGTAATGATGCGTTCCGATGACTCTCGCTGTATCCCCCGAACTGCTCGCCCTGCGGGCCAAGCTGTTCCGTGGCCTGGCCGACCCTTCCCGCCTCGCCATCCTCGAAGCCTTGCGTGACGGCCCCCGCACTGTCGGGGACCTTGCGGCCCACGTCGGCCTGCAACAACCCAACGTTTCCAATCACCTGTCCTGTCTGCGCGAGTGCGGC
Coding sequences within:
- a CDS encoding helix-turn-helix transcriptional regulator gives rise to the protein MTLAVSPELLALRAKLFRGLADPSRLAILEALRDGPRTVGDLAAHVGLQQPNVSNHLSCLRECGLVSSAQQGRYVHYRLSDGRITTLLGLADALVAEVARGVYACTRYAETDTPQVEGGLS